One window of Pseudacidobacterium ailaaui genomic DNA carries:
- a CDS encoding Gfo/Idh/MocA family protein, with protein MDRRQFLAGSAAASGLLLVKPKTAFGYEANSAVRYALLGCGNRGTAVATSFAKNTNARVVALGDLFQDKLDAGKAHFDQINQSLGYSGPEPKLMFRGSKAYEELAASPHIDAIQISTPPFFHVQHLEAVVKGGKHAYCEKPVGVDIAQTNHALEIAKYAEGKVSVDVGFQIRSAPPFVEIVRRIHAGELGKIACVEAWYNAPPSSYPDFPGASPDELRIRRWLWDRVLSGDILVEQNIHVIDICNWALQGHPLKAIAKAGRNILTHPGDCSDNYQVVFTYPEDVRVSFSSTQFCPGRWFDVSERFFGEKGIAEMPYSGPLRILGDNPWTWAGSTAQPTGSFAANGAFSDNLAQADAEKDKGFIESITSGKFHNQIAAGVESARSCILGRMAAREQREVTWDEMLKHGEKYELGIRMEQFQ; from the coding sequence ATGGACAGAAGGCAATTTCTCGCTGGATCTGCCGCGGCTTCCGGACTGCTTTTGGTGAAACCGAAGACGGCCTTCGGCTATGAGGCCAACTCTGCCGTCCGCTATGCGCTGCTCGGATGCGGCAACCGCGGCACTGCCGTTGCCACATCGTTTGCGAAAAACACGAACGCCCGTGTGGTTGCGCTGGGCGACCTGTTTCAGGACAAGCTCGATGCGGGCAAGGCGCATTTTGACCAGATCAATCAGTCACTGGGCTACTCCGGTCCGGAACCAAAGCTGATGTTCCGGGGCTCCAAGGCATATGAGGAGCTGGCGGCTTCCCCACACATTGACGCCATCCAGATTTCCACGCCGCCGTTCTTTCACGTGCAGCACCTAGAGGCCGTTGTAAAGGGAGGCAAGCACGCCTACTGCGAAAAACCAGTAGGTGTGGACATTGCGCAGACCAACCATGCGCTGGAAATTGCGAAATACGCAGAGGGCAAGGTCAGCGTGGACGTTGGTTTTCAGATCCGCAGCGCACCGCCCTTTGTTGAGATCGTGCGCCGGATCCATGCCGGCGAACTGGGCAAGATTGCGTGTGTTGAGGCCTGGTACAATGCTCCGCCGTCCTCTTATCCGGATTTCCCCGGAGCATCTCCGGATGAACTGCGCATCCGTCGCTGGCTCTGGGACCGCGTGTTGTCAGGGGACATCCTTGTGGAGCAGAACATTCACGTGATTGACATCTGTAACTGGGCCTTGCAGGGGCATCCTCTGAAGGCCATTGCCAAGGCCGGACGGAATATTCTCACGCATCCGGGCGACTGTTCGGACAATTATCAGGTGGTCTTTACCTATCCGGAGGATGTGCGTGTCAGCTTTTCCTCGACGCAGTTCTGTCCGGGGCGCTGGTTCGATGTTTCGGAACGCTTCTTCGGCGAGAAGGGGATTGCGGAGATGCCCTATTCCGGACCGCTGCGCATCCTTGGCGACAATCCGTGGACGTGGGCAGGAAGCACGGCGCAACCGACAGGATCGTTTGCCGCCAATGGGGCCTTCAGCGACAATCTGGCGCAGGCCGATGCGGAGAAAGACAAAGGCTTTATCGAAAGCATTACTTCGGGCAAATTCCACAACCAGATTGCTGCAGGAGTGGAAAGCGCAAGAAGCTGCATCTTAGGGCGCATGGCCGCACGTGAGCAGCGCGAAGTCACGTGGGACGAGATGCTGAAGCACGGCGAGAAATACGAGCTGGGTATCCGTATGGAACAGTTCCAATAA
- a CDS encoding sugar phosphate isomerase/epimerase family protein, with product MLTRRNFLHAGVMTAAAACSSSRFVFARQGPSEAQAAPRIRLGLCSYTFREFDRAHLVQFMKDLKITNLNAKDVKDHLPMSPPEATEAAVQDYSANGIRLTAVGAVYFPKDDDDDIRSRFEYAKRAGVKVIVAGDPLPQALPRIEKFVKEYDIRFAIHNHGPEDKIWPSPLDVLKAVRNMDPRMGCCIDVGHCARTGTDPAQAIREAGPRVFDIHMKDLANLREKDSQVAVGDGQMPVRAIFEALLAIRYQGFVDLEYEVHGDDPMPGVAKSFAYMRGVLAGMGQSA from the coding sequence ATGCTGACGCGCAGAAACTTTCTCCATGCCGGCGTTATGACGGCCGCCGCTGCCTGTTCCTCTTCCCGCTTCGTCTTCGCCCGGCAAGGTCCCTCGGAAGCACAGGCCGCGCCACGGATCCGCCTTGGATTGTGCAGTTACACCTTCCGCGAGTTTGACCGCGCGCACCTCGTCCAGTTCATGAAGGACCTGAAAATCACAAACCTGAACGCAAAGGATGTGAAAGACCATCTGCCCATGTCTCCGCCGGAAGCCACCGAGGCGGCCGTTCAGGACTATTCCGCAAATGGCATCCGGCTCACAGCGGTCGGTGCAGTCTACTTTCCCAAAGATGACGACGACGACATCCGCTCCCGCTTTGAATACGCCAAGCGCGCGGGAGTCAAAGTCATCGTGGCCGGCGACCCTCTGCCGCAGGCATTGCCGCGCATCGAGAAATTTGTGAAAGAGTATGACATCCGTTTTGCCATCCATAACCACGGGCCAGAAGACAAAATCTGGCCTTCGCCACTCGATGTTTTGAAGGCGGTCCGGAACATGGATCCCAGAATGGGCTGCTGCATCGATGTGGGCCACTGTGCACGCACAGGCACTGACCCGGCCCAGGCCATTCGCGAAGCCGGACCCAGGGTCTTTGACATTCACATGAAAGACCTCGCCAATCTCCGTGAGAAAGACAGTCAGGTGGCCGTCGGTGATGGACAAATGCCGGTCCGCGCGATTTTTGAGGCGCTTCTTGCCATCCGCTATCAGGGGTTTGTCGACCTGGAATATGAAGTCCACGGCGATGATCCCATGCCGGGGGTTGCAAAGAGTTTTGCTTACATGCGCGGAGTGCTGGCCGGGATGGGACAGTCGGCCTGA
- a CDS encoding DUF4256 domain-containing protein, giving the protein MTKRLSSKQGEELLRTLRERFEKHPHRHPGIAWGQVQSRLEAAPEKLWSLHEMEKTGGEPDVVALDPQTAQYFFYDCAAESPAGRRSLCYDQEALESRKENKPKDSAVHMASAMGVELLSEEQYRQLQTLGAFDTKTSSWIRTPQEIRKLGGALFCDRRYNTVFVYHNGAESYYAARGFRACLRV; this is encoded by the coding sequence ATGACGAAAAGGCTGTCCAGCAAACAGGGCGAAGAACTGCTCCGGACCCTCCGGGAACGCTTTGAAAAACATCCGCACCGCCATCCCGGCATCGCATGGGGCCAGGTGCAATCCAGGCTGGAAGCCGCCCCTGAAAAACTCTGGTCGCTCCATGAGATGGAAAAAACAGGCGGCGAACCCGATGTGGTCGCACTGGACCCCCAGACCGCCCAATACTTTTTCTACGATTGCGCGGCTGAGAGCCCGGCCGGACGCCGCAGTCTTTGCTACGACCAGGAAGCATTGGAATCAAGAAAAGAAAACAAACCCAAGGACAGTGCGGTCCACATGGCGTCCGCAATGGGGGTCGAACTTCTGTCCGAAGAGCAGTACCGGCAACTTCAGACACTCGGGGCCTTCGACACGAAAACATCAAGCTGGATCAGGACCCCGCAGGAGATCCGAAAGCTGGGAGGGGCCCTCTTCTGCGACCGCCGCTACAATACGGTGTTCGTTTACCACAACGGGGCCGAATCCTATTACGCGGCCCGGGGATTCCGGGCCTGCCTGCGTGTGTGA
- a CDS encoding gamma carbonic anhydrase family protein gives MVRSYQGYNPVIPENCYIDISAQVIGDVVLGHHSSVWMNAVVRGDVNSIRIGAHSNIQDCAVLHGMRHLYKVIVGDYVTIGHNATVHGCTIEDACLIGMGAVILNNARIGEGSMIAAGAVVPENMVVPPKSLVAGVPGKVRRELTTDDREMILKYARNYLDYTKIYLEEQKNWK, from the coding sequence ATGGTTCGTTCCTATCAGGGGTACAATCCGGTCATTCCGGAAAACTGCTACATCGACATCTCGGCACAAGTCATCGGCGACGTCGTCCTTGGCCATCACTCCAGCGTATGGATGAATGCGGTCGTGCGCGGCGATGTAAACTCCATCCGCATCGGCGCACACAGCAACATTCAGGACTGTGCCGTCCTGCATGGAATGCGTCACCTGTATAAGGTGATCGTCGGCGATTATGTCACCATCGGGCACAATGCCACCGTCCATGGCTGCACCATTGAGGACGCTTGCCTCATCGGAATGGGAGCAGTCATTCTGAACAACGCCCGCATCGGCGAAGGCTCCATGATCGCCGCCGGGGCCGTCGTCCCGGAAAATATGGTGGTCCCGCCAAAGTCCCTCGTGGCAGGAGTACCTGGCAAAGTGCGGCGCGAGCTCACCACCGACGACCGTGAGATGATCCTGAAATATGCCCGCAATTATCTGGACTATACAAAGATCTATCTCGAAGAGCAGAAAAACTGGAAGTAG
- a CDS encoding vitamin B12-dependent ribonucleotide reductase has translation MAEATKKITSSVTASIASRPASALRFERFFSKAGVSPYDEVQWERRTASITDAKGNTIFEQKDVEVPLDWSMTATNIVASKYLHGQLGTPERETGVRQLISRVAETIRDWGLAGGYFSTPEDAAVFHDELVHLLLTQKAAFNSPVWFNVGCDRLEPNSDAQNWHWNPHTCAVEFSVTGYRKPQCSACFINAVEDSLDSILNLAKTEGMLFKWGSGTGTNLSAIRGSMELLSGGGTASGPLSFMRGFDAFAGVIKSGGKTRRAAKMVILNVDHPDIMDFIECKMKEEAKAWALMREGYDGSGPDSEAYSSIFFQNANNSVRVTDEFMRAVEKDSEFTTYTVKDHKPVRTYKARDIMRKIAEATWQCGDPGMQYDTTINKWHTSKNSGRINASNPCSEYMFLDNSACNLASFNLLKFVTPAGTFDIAAYRHAIDVMITAMEILVDNSGYPTESIARNSHDYRPLGLGYANLGALLMAFGLPYDSDAGRDFAAALTAIMCGEAYLQSSRIAEKCPALASATPLTASVQHEGGACPGFYVNREPFLDVIRMHRAEVNKIGKSKTSSEPFVVPELDALIAASKDCWDKALTHGEKYGYRNSQVTVLAPTGTIGFMMDCDTTGIEPDLALVKYKKLVGGGMIKIVNNTVPAALFKLGYNNEQVDAIVSYIDATGTIEGAPGIKPEHLPVFDCSFKPAKGTRSIHYMGHIKMMAATQPFLSGAISKTVNLPHDCTVDDIAEAYMEGWRQGLKAIAIYRDGSKGAQPLNVSDGNKAKEIRHEPSAADQATERILAAMASGKPAPEADLRTLEAKVAEKVEVASRSVLEAANAFSAALASLAGEPAADVQDQSAPPRAVRHRLPEERASLTHKFSIAGHEGYITVGLYPNGQPGEIFIRMAKEGSTVSGLMDSFATAVSLALQHGVPLKVLCEKFAHSRFEPSGWTGNEQIGFAKSIMDYIFRWLQLRFLSGQQLSLFAGLAPAPARNVVPDEAPKGAEPNDLPLSPEQHTPARGMGATSAPQRGIVPDLIASAEAKVEGLRIEDRGIYHAADAMKDLYDMGDAPSCHTCGAIMVRNGSCYRCMSCGSTSGCS, from the coding sequence ATGGCCGAGGCCACGAAGAAGATCACCAGTTCCGTTACCGCCTCCATCGCCAGTCGGCCCGCATCCGCGCTCAGGTTCGAGCGCTTCTTCTCAAAGGCGGGTGTTTCACCCTATGACGAAGTCCAGTGGGAGCGCCGTACGGCCTCCATCACGGATGCAAAAGGCAACACCATCTTTGAGCAGAAGGACGTTGAGGTCCCTCTGGACTGGTCCATGACGGCGACCAACATCGTCGCCAGCAAGTATCTGCACGGACAACTCGGCACACCCGAGCGTGAAACCGGAGTGCGCCAGCTGATTTCCCGCGTGGCCGAGACCATCCGCGACTGGGGCCTGGCCGGCGGTTACTTCTCCACCCCGGAAGACGCTGCCGTCTTTCACGATGAACTCGTGCATCTGCTGCTGACCCAGAAGGCAGCATTCAATTCCCCAGTCTGGTTTAACGTCGGCTGTGACCGTCTGGAGCCGAATTCTGATGCGCAGAACTGGCACTGGAACCCGCACACCTGTGCCGTCGAGTTTTCCGTCACCGGATACCGGAAGCCCCAGTGCTCAGCCTGCTTTATCAATGCCGTCGAAGACTCGCTCGACTCCATCCTGAATCTGGCCAAGACTGAGGGGATGTTGTTCAAATGGGGATCCGGCACAGGCACCAACCTCTCTGCCATTCGCGGCTCCATGGAGCTGCTCTCCGGCGGCGGCACCGCCTCCGGCCCGCTGAGCTTCATGCGCGGATTCGACGCCTTCGCCGGAGTCATCAAGTCTGGCGGCAAAACACGGCGCGCCGCCAAGATGGTCATCCTGAATGTGGACCATCCGGACATCATGGACTTCATCGAATGCAAGATGAAGGAAGAAGCCAAGGCCTGGGCGCTGATGCGCGAAGGTTATGACGGATCTGGTCCGGACAGCGAGGCATATTCTTCGATCTTCTTCCAGAATGCAAATAATTCGGTCCGCGTGACGGATGAATTCATGCGCGCGGTGGAAAAAGACTCCGAGTTCACAACCTACACCGTGAAAGACCACAAGCCGGTCCGGACCTACAAGGCACGCGACATCATGCGGAAGATCGCCGAAGCCACCTGGCAGTGCGGTGATCCGGGCATGCAGTATGACACCACCATTAACAAATGGCACACCTCGAAGAACTCCGGGCGCATCAACGCATCCAATCCCTGCTCGGAATATATGTTCCTCGACAACTCGGCCTGTAATCTTGCCAGCTTCAATCTGCTCAAGTTTGTTACACCGGCCGGGACATTTGACATCGCCGCCTATCGTCACGCAATTGACGTGATGATCACTGCGATGGAGATCCTGGTCGACAACTCCGGATACCCCACCGAGTCCATCGCGCGCAATTCACACGATTACCGCCCCCTGGGTCTCGGATACGCCAATCTCGGCGCACTGCTGATGGCCTTTGGTCTGCCGTATGACTCCGATGCCGGACGCGACTTTGCCGCTGCGCTGACTGCCATCATGTGCGGTGAAGCCTACCTGCAATCGTCGCGGATTGCCGAGAAATGCCCCGCGCTCGCCTCGGCCACACCGCTGACAGCGTCCGTGCAGCATGAAGGCGGGGCCTGCCCCGGTTTTTATGTGAACCGCGAGCCGTTTCTCGACGTCATCCGGATGCACCGTGCCGAAGTCAACAAGATCGGAAAGTCGAAGACCAGCAGCGAGCCCTTCGTGGTGCCCGAGCTTGACGCGCTGATCGCCGCCAGCAAAGACTGCTGGGACAAGGCGCTTACGCACGGCGAGAAATATGGCTATCGCAACTCACAGGTGACAGTGCTGGCCCCCACAGGCACCATCGGCTTCATGATGGATTGCGACACCACCGGCATTGAACCGGATCTTGCACTCGTCAAGTACAAGAAACTGGTCGGCGGCGGCATGATCAAGATCGTCAACAATACGGTGCCCGCGGCCCTCTTTAAGCTCGGGTATAACAACGAGCAGGTAGACGCAATCGTCAGCTACATTGACGCAACCGGCACCATTGAGGGAGCTCCCGGCATCAAGCCCGAGCACCTGCCCGTCTTTGACTGCTCCTTCAAGCCGGCCAAGGGTACGCGGTCCATTCATTACATGGGCCACATCAAGATGATGGCCGCCACCCAACCCTTCCTCTCCGGCGCTATCTCGAAGACCGTCAATCTGCCGCACGATTGCACGGTGGACGACATCGCTGAAGCCTATATGGAAGGCTGGCGCCAGGGCCTGAAGGCCATCGCCATCTACCGCGACGGCTCCAAAGGCGCGCAGCCGCTCAACGTCTCCGATGGCAACAAGGCCAAGGAGATCCGGCACGAACCCTCGGCCGCAGACCAGGCCACCGAGCGCATCCTCGCCGCAATGGCCAGTGGAAAGCCCGCTCCGGAAGCAGATCTCAGGACGCTGGAGGCAAAAGTCGCAGAGAAGGTTGAAGTCGCTTCCCGGTCCGTGCTCGAAGCGGCCAATGCATTCTCCGCCGCACTGGCGTCTCTTGCCGGTGAACCCGCGGCCGATGTGCAGGACCAAAGCGCACCGCCTCGCGCCGTCCGCCATCGTCTGCCCGAGGAACGCGCTTCCCTCACCCATAAATTCAGCATCGCCGGGCATGAAGGTTACATCACCGTCGGACTTTATCCCAATGGCCAACCTGGCGAAATCTTCATCCGCATGGCCAAGGAAGGCTCCACTGTCTCCGGCCTGATGGACAGCTTTGCTACCGCCGTTTCTCTGGCCCTCCAGCATGGAGTTCCTCTCAAAGTCTTGTGTGAAAAGTTCGCACACTCGCGCTTTGAACCTTCGGGCTGGACCGGCAACGAACAGATAGGATTTGCCAAATCCATCATGGACTACATCTTCCGCTGGCTCCAGTTGCGCTTCCTCTCCGGCCAGCAGTTGTCGCTCTTTGCCGGACTGGCGCCTGCTCCGGCAAGGAATGTCGTCCCGGACGAAGCACCCAAGGGCGCGGAGCCAAACGATCTGCCGCTCTCCCCGGAGCAGCACACTCCGGCCCGCGGCATGGGAGCAACCAGCGCCCCGCAGCGGGGAATCGTCCCGGATCTGATTGCCAGCGCCGAAGCCAAAGTCGAAGGCCTCCGCATCGAGGACCGTGGCATTTACCATGCCGCCGACGCGATGAAGGACCTCTATGACATGGGCGACGCCCCAAGCTGCCACACCTGCGGGGCCATCATGGTCCGCAACGGAAGCTGCTACCGCTGCATGAGCTGCGGCAGTACCAGCGGCTGCAGCTAA